Within Schistocerca gregaria isolate iqSchGreg1 unplaced genomic scaffold, iqSchGreg1.2 ptg000621l, whole genome shotgun sequence, the genomic segment AACTCTGCCAAAGTCAGTTTTCATTTCAGAAATTTGatcagcttggagctctaccttaTGCAAAAGGTGTGTTCATTCACCCGGATATACATTTCCCACACACGCTATACGGCCAAAAATTTGTCGAACTGGCTCCGCACTTTTGGCGCTAACGTCTCTTTTTTATTTAGTTTGGTGTTGAGCCCGCAGaacttccagaattagatcccaaTCGCTCTCCTGTTGTGTTGAAAAGTTCGCAACAACAATTGAGCAACGAATTTCCCCGCAACACCCAGAATTTTGAATATCCGGTATTTTTTCCTGGACCGTTGCCCATTGTCACAGAAAACGTCACTTCTACAGATGGAAGCAACGGCATCGGTTCTTTCTATAGAAAAAACGTGGATGTCGGTGATGTGGGCATTGTCCCATTTATTGCCGTAGCGGGTGACTGCAGGACGAACGGCAACATGTCTCTTCTGCCGCTTACATCTCCGACCTACATCGTCTACAATACTATGAATTCATGTGAAGCAAATCAAATGCCCTATCATTTGAATTACGGCCAACGTCCTGGTGCACCTTACCTTACAAGCGAATTTTTGTATATGCCATGTTCCAAGTCGAAGGAAGATTTTTCTGCAGAAGTGAAAAGCACAGGCGTCACAGGCATTGAGTTAGCGCCGTCTGAAAAGTCCTCAGAAGACAGTGCGAAGGTACCATCACTGAACTTGGTAAGAAAACAAGTTGAATCGACTTCGAAAAGTGACAAGACAGGAGCAAAAAGCAGGAATTCGTCCGGAAACAAACAAGTGCAACAGGATTTTCTAGATAAGACAAGTTCGAAAAAGAAGACCAAAACTGTTGAGGCAACGGAGTCTCATACTGTCCAGAAGAAAAGACTTTATGAAGAACAAAAAAGTACATCGCAGCACGATATCAACGACCCTATGTCCTTAGATGAACCTTCCATTTCGTCTTCCAGAACACCTAATTCGACCCACCGGCCTGCCAAGAAGACACGGCTTACTGTAAGCGTAGAGGAGAGAGACATTCTTGAGCAGTTTTACAACCAAAATCAGTATCCATCACGACATCggtataatgaaattcgaaaaattATGGGTTGGAGTTCAAGTCGTCGCATCACAAAGTGGTTTAATAATCGGCGGTACAACACAAAGCAAAAAAGGAAATCATAGCATTCGGATAGCGCCAGACGGGAAGGATTCGTATATAGGTATACTCGGACATACGTACTTTGGGTTTGTATCATCATGTATTTTCACTAAATATATAAAGCATAGAAAATAACTTTTTGCCGTTTTGTTCTGTTGCTCTTTGTCTGTGTTTTTCATGTGGATGTGTATTTGTACACATATGCGCTTGTATGTTGCTGATGGTCGAAACTGAGTTCGACATTTTATCTTCTCCAAGAGCTGAGTCACTGCTTCAAAATGTACTAATCTTGGACTGCCACCATAGTAGCCAATTCACATACAATTCTGGTGCGAGTCTATTGAGCTGGGCATGTCCTTGCCAGTCTGGAGACTCAAAAATAatgatgacatcaagagcataaatATATCGTTGTTATAAGTTATGCCTGGTCGTTTTTTTATACCAGTACTAATAGCCTCCCGTATTTTTGTTCGACTTTGccacatttttaaaataatgtgagCTGAGTTGCGTATTATTTGGGATTATTTTGTTGAgacaatttacattttttgtggaaTTTCAGTACAATCGTTACCAAGCTAGAAAATGTTGTCTGATACCAGACTGTACGGACAACTTTAATCGTCCAGAAATCTGTCGTTTgtagtgattttttaaaaattttagctaTAGAACTTTTTGCCGAAAATATTGACATTTGAGGCGGCCGTGCAGGGTAGTTTTGCAAGATGAGCCTTCTCAAAAAAGGGGTTGCTCAAATGATTCTTCTGTCATAAATTTTACCGCACCAATAACTGCGAGTCcgataaaaaaaatttgttaagaTTCGCTGTTTTCAAAGGTGCACGACAATAAACACGGAGACGTGTTTTCTATTGATTTTGAACTTAAGGTTTTGGGGCAGTTAAGCTCAGAAGAGCGTACACGTGACATTGAAAAGGAGGCAGACATTAGTATATGAATAAAAGGGGGTAGAGGAAATTGAGAGATAAAATTTTATATCAAAACAAAATTGgtagaaatataaatatataaaaacaatttgATCCATTAAAGTAATATATGATATATTTTTtagtatattttttaaaatattaaaatgttataTCTAAATTAATGTTAAATATACAAAAAAGTGATATATCGAGTTAAAAGTATACTGTTATAGTatagattaaaaaaattatttttacctaTAGGATAACGATATTTCAGATATAACTAAACATTATATTTGATATGATGCTATATAGGTATACTTTTATCAATTGAtattatattattaaattttatatttaataaatatgttataaaatatataagatattgaaatataaattatatatatatagctaGTTGTATAAGATGAATatatataataatgataattttatattgtgaatataaaagataataataattaatattattattataaattaataaagaGAATAGTTATTATAGATGAGTTATAGATGAgttataatatattatatataatatatatatataatatgaataatatatagtaaaagatatattagatatatatatagttacctggttgatcctgccagtagttatATGCTTGTCACGATGATTAAGCCATGCAAGTGTAAgtataagttttttatttatagaaAACGAGACTGCGGACAGCTCAATAGTGCAGTTTAATTAATCTaagtaattataaattatatgGATAACCGTAGGAAATCTAGGGCTAATACATGATTTATATTAGTTTTGTTAGAAATAAGTGAGTAATAACAAAAAAGTATATAATCTGTGTAAAAGCAGGTTATAGAAAGTATGaaaattgtttataattatttaaacgAGTAATTACAAGAGAATCTGCCCTATCAACTATGGTAGGTTAGATAGAGGCTAACCTAGGTTATAACGGGTGACGGGGATTTAGAGtttgattccggagagggagcctgagaaatggCTACCACTTCcacggaaggcagcaggcgcgtaaATTAcccaattgtaaatattttctataatatataaatatgcaaATATTATGTATATTATAGGAATGTACAGAGGTAGAGAAATGACGTAAAGGTGATTTTGGTTATACCAAGATATGCTTTAATGATAATGAGTTAAAATAACAATTAGAATATtaaattggagggcaagtctggtgccagcagccgcggtaattccagctccaatagtgtatattaaaatTGTTGAAGTTAAAAAGTTCGTAGTtgaagtttatatttttatagtttatatttgattatttataatagttagatataaaatatagaaagatttaataaatataatacctTAATTAAATTATAGTGATTGAAGGAATAATAAGTTTTATACAAAATATGAGTAACAATTAAGGTATATGATAGATTTAATTATATAATGAATGAAAATGATTGGGATTAGATGTATTGGTTGGCTAGAGGTGAAATTCTATGATTCAACCAAGACAAACTAAAGCGAAAGCATTTAATAAGAGTAATTTTGTCAATAAAGAACGAAGGGATAAGGATCGAAGATGATTAGATACCGTCGTAGTTTATCCAGTAAATGATGATAATTAAAGGTTTgatatatattaaaatatctaaTAATTCTATATGGATTAGAAGATAAATGTATATATTAAGAATTTTGATGAGAAATCGttgaatatttatatttcttgGGGGAGTATGTTAGCAagaatgaaacttaaaggaattgacggaagggcacaacAAGGAGTGGAacttgcggcttaatttgactcaacacgggaaatttTACCAAGGTAGGATATGAAAAGGATTGACAGATTAATATAATTAgcgaataaaggatctttcttgatATCAtaagtggtggtgcatggccgttcttagtt encodes:
- the LOC126317081 gene encoding uncharacterized protein LOC126317081, translated to MVKEASGMTTAKKNMYDVILDLEDIEAASVIAELAEVKVISQNSCKTATKYSVDQKYDNLDSSAWDYKVSPAMQGTESLEKPSEEYRQICKDTIGLIRRCRQVKGDFDDTLLSISHFEKKYAGAFKRCIDFLKDLKYIECRDKNSAKVSFHFRNLISLELYLMQKFGVEPAELPELDPNRSPVVLKSSQQQLSNEFPRNTQNFEYPVFFPGPLPIVTENVTSTDGSNGIGSFYRKNVDVGDVGIVPFIAVAGDCRTNGNMSLLPLTSPTYIVYNTMNSCEANQMPYHLNYGQRPGAPYLTSEFLYMPCSKSKEDFSAEVKSTGVTGIELAPSEKSSEDSAKVPSLNLVRKQVESTSKSDKTGAKSRNSSGNKQVQQDFLDKTSSKKKTKTVEATESHTVQKKRLYEEQKSTSQHDINDPMSLDEPSISSSRTPNSTHRPAKKTRLTVSVEERDILEQFYNQNQYPSRHRYNEIRKIMGWSSSRRITKWFNNRRYNTKQKRKS